A single region of the Candidatus Protochlamydia amoebophila UWE25 genome encodes:
- the mutS gene encoding DNA mismatch repair protein MutS — protein MSDFEQHSLDESKISPMMMQWHACKKMAGDAILFFRMGDFYEAFYEDAHLLSKELELTLTKRQEIPMSGIPFHTSEGYIDKLVAKGFRVAIAEQIEDPKKTKGLVKREVVRVVSPGTVINSSLLSDKNNNFFAALVKVGQIFGLAFLDLTTGEYWVSEFTQERELLNELYRLHPAEFLTSEKFKEKHASLFEEMQQTYSFLVNTLEDWQFEHQQAHDFLINHFKVQRLDGFGLSGMVAAINAAGALLNYLQETLCLPIQHIQSIRCYSSSQFMMLDRMTQRNLELTHSLQDGSRRHTLLGVIDQTQTPMGARLMHHWVKQPLLKVSEIHQRQNGIQALLNHEHIVDQLQNLFLQIKDIERLMMKVSACYATPRDLIALHFSFKPIAFIKSLLLNIPSEWINEHAQKLDPLSKMNALISNAIVEEPPLRLGEGKTFRQGFHRELDELREISHDSKAWMARYQTQIREETGIKTLKVGFNKMFGYFIEVSRGQIDKMPDHFIRRQTLVNAERYITPELKEYESKVLTAEERINSIESELFHQLRLEVASYTKNVLEVAQALAKIDCLISLTNVAKKYCYTCPVIDDSSILVIEEGRHPVIETVCRHEKFIPNDTYLDDQANRLLLITGPNMAGKSTYLRQVALIVILAQIGSFVPAAKAHIGIIDKVFTRIGASDDLSRGQSTFMVEMTETANILNNATSQSLVILDEIGRGTSTYDGISIAWSVAEYLLTTEKRMAKTLFATHYWELTKLEEKVPGAVNYNVAVHEADDHITFLRKIIKGGTDKSYGIHVARLAGLPQAVLNRSKEILEHLEENANRKSAFEPTRSKKSMVSKVKVPSTDFQLNLFQS, from the coding sequence ATGTCTGATTTTGAACAACATTCCCTTGATGAAAGTAAAATTTCACCCATGATGATGCAGTGGCACGCCTGTAAAAAAATGGCGGGCGATGCCATTTTATTTTTTCGGATGGGTGATTTTTATGAAGCTTTTTATGAAGACGCTCATCTGCTATCTAAGGAGTTGGAGCTGACATTGACTAAACGGCAAGAAATTCCCATGAGTGGAATTCCTTTTCATACAAGTGAAGGATATATCGATAAACTTGTCGCTAAAGGATTTCGAGTTGCCATTGCAGAACAAATAGAAGATCCTAAAAAAACTAAAGGCTTAGTCAAGCGCGAAGTTGTTCGTGTTGTGTCTCCTGGAACAGTTATTAACTCCTCTCTTCTTTCCGACAAAAACAATAATTTTTTTGCTGCCTTAGTAAAAGTGGGGCAAATTTTTGGATTAGCTTTTTTAGATTTGACGACTGGTGAATATTGGGTGAGTGAATTTACGCAAGAAAGAGAACTTTTAAATGAACTTTATCGTTTGCACCCTGCTGAATTTTTAACTTCTGAAAAATTCAAAGAAAAACATGCTTCTTTGTTTGAAGAAATGCAACAAACATATTCTTTTTTAGTCAATACATTAGAAGACTGGCAATTTGAGCATCAACAAGCACATGATTTCCTTATTAATCATTTCAAGGTTCAACGCTTAGATGGTTTTGGACTAAGCGGAATGGTTGCAGCTATCAATGCCGCAGGAGCTTTATTAAATTATTTACAAGAAACACTGTGTCTACCAATCCAACATATTCAAAGCATTCGTTGCTATTCTTCTTCCCAGTTTATGATGTTAGATCGAATGACACAGCGTAATCTGGAACTAACGCATTCTCTACAAGACGGAAGTAGACGTCATACATTGCTAGGTGTCATTGATCAAACGCAGACTCCTATGGGCGCTCGGCTCATGCATCATTGGGTTAAGCAACCTCTTTTAAAAGTTTCTGAGATTCATCAAAGGCAAAATGGAATCCAAGCTCTATTAAATCACGAACACATTGTAGATCAATTACAAAATCTATTCCTTCAAATTAAAGATATTGAACGCTTGATGATGAAAGTCAGTGCTTGCTACGCTACGCCTCGGGACCTTATAGCTCTTCATTTTTCTTTTAAGCCCATTGCATTTATTAAATCTCTTTTGTTAAACATTCCTTCAGAATGGATAAATGAGCACGCACAAAAACTTGATCCTCTATCTAAAATGAATGCATTAATATCCAATGCAATCGTAGAAGAGCCGCCTCTAAGACTTGGTGAAGGGAAAACGTTCCGACAAGGTTTTCATCGTGAATTAGATGAATTGCGAGAAATCAGTCATGACAGTAAAGCTTGGATGGCTCGTTACCAAACTCAAATCAGAGAAGAAACCGGTATTAAAACCCTGAAAGTAGGTTTTAATAAAATGTTTGGTTATTTTATCGAAGTCAGTCGTGGTCAAATAGATAAAATGCCTGATCACTTTATACGTCGACAAACCCTTGTTAATGCTGAACGGTATATCACACCTGAGTTAAAAGAATATGAAAGCAAAGTCTTAACAGCGGAAGAACGCATCAACTCTATTGAAAGTGAACTTTTTCACCAACTTCGTTTAGAAGTTGCTTCATATACTAAAAATGTATTAGAAGTCGCTCAAGCATTAGCTAAAATTGATTGTTTAATATCTTTAACCAATGTAGCAAAAAAGTATTGCTACACATGTCCTGTCATTGATGACAGCTCCATTCTTGTGATCGAAGAAGGAAGGCATCCAGTAATCGAGACAGTGTGCCGGCATGAAAAATTTATTCCCAATGACACGTATTTAGATGATCAAGCTAATCGATTGCTCTTAATCACAGGCCCTAACATGGCAGGAAAATCGACATATCTGAGACAAGTAGCTTTAATTGTCATTTTAGCTCAAATAGGTTCTTTCGTTCCAGCAGCTAAAGCTCACATAGGAATTATCGATAAAGTCTTTACACGAATAGGTGCTAGTGATGATTTATCTAGAGGACAGTCAACTTTTATGGTTGAAATGACTGAAACGGCAAATATTTTAAACAATGCCACTTCTCAATCTCTCGTTATTTTAGATGAAATCGGTCGGGGAACAAGTACATATGACGGCATATCAATTGCTTGGTCTGTGGCAGAATATCTTCTAACAACAGAAAAAAGGATGGCTAAAACATTATTTGCAACTCATTACTGGGAACTTACAAAATTAGAAGAGAAGGTTCCAGGTGCTGTTAATTACAACGTTGCTGTTCATGAAGCGGACGATCACATTACATTTCTAAGAAAAATCATCAAAGGAGGAACTGACAAAAGCTATGGAATCCACGTTGCTCGCCTAGCTGGGCTTCCACAAGCCGTTTTAAACCGTTCTAAAGAAATTTTAGAACATTTGGAAGAAAATGCGAATCGTAAGAGCGCTTTTGAGCCTACCCGTTCAAAAAAGAGTATGGTTTCTAAAGTAAAAGTTCCTTCAACTGACTTTCAATTGAACTTATTTCAATCATAA
- the priA gene encoding primosomal protein N', giving the protein MKTFAAIASVILDISIDKTLDYGIVPSQLEAAQKGSRVEVPVRGHSRTGYIVEIKSDSNFKNIKPITRLLSETPLVPEELFKLALWVAKYYCAPLRDIFRIILPPSVRKGMKEKEQLFVVRGKSKEILRQVCVDIREKKPAQASVLEVMLQVKNGILLSKLLEESKSSRSSVLSLAKQQLLIVETIKIDRSPLVDEDYFMTKPKILNEDQAVALNKIDASLNAKIFQTHLIHGITGSGKTEIYLQAIEKALKLEKGTIMLVPEISLTAQTIQRFRSRFAEKIAILHHRLSEGERRDEWHKIREGRAKIIVGARSAIFSPVVNLGLIIVDEEHEQSYKQNEMSPCYQARDVAVMRGKLAQATVVLGSATPSLESYYNALNGKYALSVLHKRADVATLPDVTIVDMRKEFERAKTLTSFSEVLLSGIERRQKQGEQVILFLNRRGYHTTLLCQDCSHIVKCTHCEIPLTFHLGDNHLSCHLCGYQISPPPKECPSCRGTKHLKFRGAGTEHVEKALHAIFPQIRTMRIDADTTKHKGSHQKLLRDFGTGKADVLIGTQMIAKGLHFPEVTLVGVLNSDAGLNIPDFRASETIFQLITQVAGRSGRGVTKGEVIIQTSMPENSTIQHAAKQDYAGFYEEEIAVREMFHYPPFSHLAKLTFSGKQPDQTYEIAQKFRELLIFQLPQHYEFNPVIPCGYAKIKDLYRYQFLLRGPSMIPLNLVLENLMQKFSIPKEIKLFVDINPSSTFF; this is encoded by the coding sequence ATGAAAACTTTTGCCGCTATTGCTTCGGTTATTTTAGATATATCGATTGACAAAACATTAGATTATGGAATTGTTCCTTCGCAATTAGAAGCAGCTCAAAAAGGAAGTCGCGTAGAAGTTCCTGTTCGAGGACACTCAAGGACAGGCTATATTGTGGAAATTAAATCAGATTCCAACTTTAAAAATATCAAACCAATTACACGTTTATTATCCGAGACTCCTCTTGTTCCCGAAGAACTATTTAAGCTCGCTTTATGGGTAGCAAAATATTATTGTGCTCCGTTAAGAGATATTTTCCGTATTATTTTACCCCCCAGTGTACGCAAAGGAATGAAAGAAAAAGAACAACTTTTTGTTGTACGGGGCAAATCTAAAGAAATCCTTAGACAGGTTTGTGTTGATATTAGAGAGAAAAAGCCAGCGCAGGCTTCTGTATTGGAAGTTATGTTGCAAGTGAAAAATGGCATTTTACTTTCTAAGCTTCTGGAAGAAAGCAAAAGTTCTCGAAGTAGTGTTTTATCTTTAGCCAAACAACAACTTCTTATTGTCGAAACAATCAAAATTGACCGTTCTCCGCTTGTGGATGAAGACTACTTTATGACTAAACCCAAAATATTGAATGAAGATCAAGCGGTAGCTTTAAATAAGATCGATGCCTCTTTAAATGCAAAAATCTTTCAGACCCATTTAATCCACGGTATAACAGGAAGTGGAAAAACAGAGATATATCTCCAAGCAATAGAAAAAGCTCTGAAGTTAGAAAAAGGAACGATCATGCTCGTTCCTGAAATTTCTTTAACAGCACAAACGATTCAACGTTTTAGAAGTCGTTTTGCAGAAAAAATTGCCATTTTACATCATCGATTAAGCGAAGGTGAAAGACGAGATGAGTGGCATAAAATTCGTGAAGGGCGAGCTAAAATTATTGTTGGTGCTCGCTCAGCCATTTTCAGCCCAGTAGTTAATTTAGGATTAATTATTGTTGATGAGGAACATGAGCAATCTTATAAGCAAAATGAAATGTCGCCTTGCTATCAAGCTAGAGATGTTGCCGTGATGCGTGGGAAACTCGCTCAAGCAACTGTTGTGTTAGGAAGTGCAACGCCAAGTCTAGAAAGCTATTATAATGCTCTCAATGGAAAATATGCCTTGAGTGTTTTACACAAACGAGCAGATGTAGCTACCCTTCCAGACGTGACTATTGTCGATATGAGAAAAGAATTTGAACGAGCAAAAACGTTGACAAGTTTTTCTGAAGTTTTATTGTCTGGAATTGAAAGAAGGCAAAAACAAGGTGAACAAGTCATTTTATTTCTCAATCGGAGAGGCTACCATACAACGCTTCTATGTCAAGATTGTTCTCATATTGTTAAATGCACTCATTGCGAAATTCCTTTAACATTTCATTTAGGAGACAATCATCTTTCCTGCCATTTATGTGGTTATCAAATTTCTCCACCCCCTAAAGAATGCCCTTCCTGTCGAGGAACCAAGCACCTTAAATTTCGAGGAGCTGGAACAGAGCATGTTGAAAAAGCCCTTCATGCTATTTTTCCTCAAATACGAACAATGCGAATTGATGCTGATACTACGAAACACAAAGGAAGCCATCAAAAATTACTCCGTGATTTTGGAACTGGAAAAGCGGATGTATTGATTGGTACACAAATGATCGCAAAAGGATTACATTTTCCAGAAGTCACCCTTGTTGGCGTTCTTAATAGTGATGCAGGACTTAATATTCCCGATTTCCGAGCTTCTGAAACAATTTTTCAGCTAATTACACAAGTGGCAGGTCGATCAGGTCGTGGTGTGACAAAAGGGGAAGTCATTATTCAAACTTCCATGCCTGAAAATTCTACTATTCAGCATGCTGCCAAGCAAGACTACGCAGGATTTTACGAAGAAGAAATTGCTGTGCGTGAAATGTTCCACTATCCTCCTTTTTCCCATCTCGCCAAATTAACCTTTAGTGGAAAGCAACCCGATCAAACATATGAAATTGCTCAGAAGTTTCGAGAATTACTCATTTTTCAACTTCCCCAACACTACGAATTTAATCCTGTTATTCCCTGTGGATATGCAAAAATCAAAGATCTTTACCGATATCAATTTTTGCTACGAGGCCCCTCTATGATTCCTCTCAATTTAGTTCTAGAAAATTTAATGCAAAAATTTTCCATCCCTAAGGAAATAAAGTTGTTCGTCGATATTAATCCATCTTCAACTTTTTTTTGA
- a CDS encoding 7-dehydrocholesterol reductase, with product MLPTQTSFFRQTFGPLILLLLCPPTVFAFWYTNTYLEGSLFRFTEFAWQQGFLSTLKTIWFPYFFGTSIAWTMLVILASLQLILMRILPGERYEGPITPAGHVPLYKANGFSAFIVTISIFLIASYYYQLFAPTIIYDNFPGLLGALNIFSLCFCFFLVLKGHYFPSNGDVGGSGNIIFDYYWGMELYPRLLGWDIKQFTNCRFGMMSWALIVISFAAKQQQLDGLSDSMFVAVALQLIYITKFFIWEPGYLRSLDIMHDRAGYYICWGCLVWVPGIYTSPTLYLVDHPNHLGLALSSLLFVVGVIGILVNYLADRQRQLVRKNQGNCRIWGKEPILTVAKYTTQTGESKQNLLLASGWWGLSRHFHYLPELLGAFCWSAPALFENFLPYFYFVFLTILLTDRAFRDDQRCSKKYGEDWKIYCQRVPYKIIPFVI from the coding sequence ATGTTGCCAACACAAACATCTTTTTTTCGACAAACTTTTGGTCCTTTGATTCTTTTATTACTTTGCCCTCCCACTGTGTTTGCTTTTTGGTACACCAATACTTATTTAGAAGGCTCTCTTTTTCGTTTTACAGAATTTGCTTGGCAACAAGGTTTTCTTTCCACATTAAAAACGATTTGGTTTCCTTATTTTTTTGGAACTTCTATAGCCTGGACAATGTTAGTAATTCTTGCTTCTCTTCAGCTTATTTTAATGCGCATTCTGCCTGGAGAGCGCTATGAGGGACCAATCACTCCTGCTGGACACGTTCCCCTTTATAAGGCAAATGGGTTTTCTGCTTTTATTGTTACGATCTCCATTTTTTTAATCGCATCCTATTATTACCAACTGTTTGCTCCAACAATTATTTATGACAATTTTCCGGGTCTACTTGGAGCCTTGAATATATTTAGTTTATGCTTTTGCTTTTTTCTTGTCCTAAAAGGGCATTATTTTCCCTCAAATGGCGATGTTGGAGGATCGGGAAATATCATTTTTGATTATTATTGGGGAATGGAACTTTACCCTCGCTTACTCGGTTGGGATATTAAGCAATTTACTAACTGTCGATTTGGAATGATGAGCTGGGCTTTAATTGTGATTTCTTTTGCTGCTAAACAACAACAGCTTGATGGATTAAGCGATTCCATGTTTGTTGCAGTAGCTCTCCAACTGATTTATATTACAAAATTTTTTATCTGGGAACCAGGCTACCTTCGTTCGTTAGATATCATGCACGACAGAGCTGGTTACTATATTTGTTGGGGATGCCTTGTTTGGGTTCCAGGTATTTATACATCCCCCACTCTCTATTTAGTTGATCACCCCAATCACTTAGGTTTAGCTCTATCCAGTTTATTATTTGTCGTTGGGGTGATTGGAATTTTAGTTAACTATTTGGCAGATCGCCAAAGACAATTAGTGAGAAAAAATCAAGGAAATTGCCGTATTTGGGGGAAAGAACCCATTTTGACAGTTGCAAAATATACAACACAAACAGGAGAATCGAAACAAAATCTTTTACTTGCCTCTGGCTGGTGGGGTTTGTCTAGACATTTTCATTATCTTCCTGAACTGCTTGGAGCCTTTTGTTGGAGTGCACCAGCTCTATTTGAGAATTTTCTACCCTATTTTTATTTTGTTTTCTTAACCATTTTATTAACTGATCGCGCCTTTAGAGATGATCAACGCTGCTCAAAAAAATATGGGGAAGATTGGAAAATTTATTGTCAAAGAGTCCCTTATAAAATTATTCCCTTTGTTATTTAA
- a CDS encoding efflux transporter outer membrane subunit has protein sequence MRINFFSFLIFTSLLTSCCSHRSYVPPSLDIPYEWNSPLSDGMHTNSPKHLIWWESLNDPILNRLIKLAAFQNLDLYLAGTRILEARLQRKGKNSDLYPHVDMSCSYSHIESHQNVVLNRILKHSQNKLKTNSSKLNLFEIGFDADWEIDLFQSNQYEMNALEAQIEANEENFNDIWVTLSAEIGRNYIELRHLQHKLILLNKQIESQADILHLTEELLQIGMANSIDILTATQQLATLKARKPVIEFSIQKTIYHLSILLGQFPGEVEGLLEFSNLPCLPVEKPIGIPSELLRRRPDIRRAERQLATATESIGSAEAALFPKLSLKGFVGMVTPHLKSILNPTMVSTWFANPQLLMPIFNSRLLKRDVDYHKLKTKQALFEYQKTVLEALEETENAIASFHYELERHQQLSVAYSAAQETQRGTLELYLKGFKNYLEVQFTNRALIELEEAFNESQMQLILHYIALYKSLGGGWNFLEDSKEQSS, from the coding sequence ATGCGGATTAACTTTTTTTCTTTTTTAATTTTTACAAGTTTATTAACGAGTTGCTGTTCTCATAGAAGCTATGTTCCACCTTCACTTGATATCCCTTATGAATGGAATAGCCCTCTTTCTGACGGAATGCATACAAATTCGCCCAAACACCTTATTTGGTGGGAATCATTAAATGATCCTATATTAAATCGATTAATAAAATTAGCTGCTTTTCAAAATCTAGATCTCTATCTTGCCGGAACAAGAATTCTCGAAGCTAGACTACAAAGAAAAGGTAAAAATAGCGATTTATATCCACATGTAGATATGTCTTGTAGTTACAGTCATATAGAATCTCATCAAAACGTAGTCTTGAATAGGATTTTAAAACATTCTCAAAATAAACTAAAAACCAATTCCTCTAAGTTAAATTTATTTGAAATTGGTTTTGATGCAGATTGGGAAATTGATTTATTTCAATCAAATCAATATGAAATGAATGCGTTAGAAGCACAAATTGAAGCCAACGAGGAAAATTTTAATGACATATGGGTGACTCTTTCAGCTGAAATTGGAAGAAATTATATTGAACTAAGACATTTACAGCATAAATTGATTCTCCTCAATAAACAGATTGAATCTCAAGCTGATATTCTTCATCTAACCGAAGAACTTCTCCAAATCGGAATGGCAAATTCGATTGATATTTTGACTGCCACACAACAACTGGCCACTCTAAAAGCTCGAAAACCCGTTATTGAATTCTCTATTCAAAAAACAATCTATCATTTATCGATTCTGCTCGGACAATTTCCAGGGGAAGTGGAAGGACTCCTGGAATTTTCTAATCTTCCTTGTTTACCTGTTGAAAAACCTATCGGTATTCCTTCAGAATTATTGAGAAGGCGGCCAGACATTAGGCGAGCTGAGCGACAATTGGCAACAGCCACAGAAAGTATTGGAAGCGCAGAAGCTGCTCTCTTCCCCAAACTTTCCTTAAAAGGATTTGTCGGAATGGTTACACCTCATTTAAAATCCATTCTCAACCCAACAATGGTCAGTACATGGTTTGCAAATCCTCAGCTTTTAATGCCTATTTTTAATAGCCGTTTATTGAAACGAGATGTTGATTATCATAAACTTAAAACCAAGCAAGCTTTATTTGAATACCAGAAGACAGTTTTAGAGGCATTAGAAGAAACTGAAAATGCTATTGCTTCTTTTCACTACGAATTAGAGCGTCATCAACAACTTTCTGTTGCTTACTCCGCCGCTCAAGAAACCCAAAGAGGCACTTTAGAGCTTTATCTAAAAGGATTTAAAAATTATTTAGAAGTTCAATTTACTAATCGAGCTCTCATAGAATTAGAAGAAGCTTTTAATGAAAGCCAGATGCAATTAATTCTTCACTATATTGCTCTTTATAAATCCTTAGGAGGAGGATGGAATTTTTTAGAAGATTCAAAAGAGCAATCATCTTAA